Proteins from a single region of Bdellovibrio bacteriovorus HD100:
- a CDS encoding [protein-PII] uridylyltransferase family protein produces MAHKTFLTAEQFQQAQEILTPPLMTPDGDVRQVFCFSSESLSHWLGTKLEEILKENPQWRDTHPIMLGSWARGELSPKSDIDILFCGDEAQVKAFTDHLHERGLKLRYRMPLNMEDWTEGVEAFDILALLKAKPLTAEGARKLFEQQKNIWARKKHFRRILLKAVKDERKNREKRFDSITNYLEPSIKFGPGGLRDLEQGLQIYELFAEKFNNPGHALNVLQYYRSYFLSLRQKLHLDGHGDILSSAVQFDLGKWMGFKSHKDFMRSLQRGLSRVSFYSDWIVEVAEASEKDLRKIESGTFKKFEDFLTALHKSSRVLVQKKVRENLDSLIPDKLVKTMAKRRGKALDEVLDVKESDEFLVSVFRSRLIDKLVPEVRRLVGYVQHDQYHRFTADSHIMQACREVKRIYKKPSELGPMKFISKDLTKEDWKILTWSCLYHDLAKGLESAEHHSDLGVMIVERDFRSYGFSKAFTDEVKWMVQNHLELSQAAFRKNPKDPKVWQELREKGISDARLLRLALFTAIDIRATNPEAWNDWKAKLLKDLVLNLQSKRAQNYFDFESLKKRKKLNLSAEVVEELGLQLLESVSLTDLVDDLKKAETSEVSLKPRMLKTRKGELWIRFHEKKDRRGLLSDYVGQLYSLGLGIRHASIHTLPKVGVYDWFQVTSSRNLAALSKMIENASVQSKPVPAVKFDTIQIVSADDKEWVVSFKGADQPGLLASAAKALSDAGMSIKSARVHTWGRQVDDIFVVKPSGDAQELVKSLSEKLGS; encoded by the coding sequence ATGGCCCACAAGACGTTTTTGACAGCCGAGCAGTTTCAACAGGCGCAGGAAATCCTGACTCCCCCTCTGATGACACCGGACGGGGATGTGCGCCAGGTGTTTTGTTTTTCCTCGGAAAGTCTGTCCCACTGGCTGGGCACCAAATTAGAAGAAATACTGAAAGAAAACCCACAGTGGCGCGACACCCATCCCATCATGCTGGGGTCCTGGGCCCGGGGGGAACTAAGTCCTAAATCCGATATCGACATCCTTTTTTGTGGCGATGAGGCGCAAGTCAAAGCCTTCACCGATCATCTGCATGAGCGTGGTTTAAAGCTTCGCTATCGCATGCCTTTGAATATGGAAGACTGGACCGAAGGGGTTGAGGCCTTCGACATTCTGGCGCTGTTAAAAGCAAAGCCTTTGACGGCCGAAGGGGCCCGAAAGCTGTTTGAACAGCAAAAGAACATCTGGGCCCGTAAAAAGCATTTTCGTCGCATTCTGCTGAAAGCTGTTAAGGACGAACGCAAGAACCGTGAAAAGCGTTTTGATTCCATCACCAACTATCTGGAGCCCAGTATCAAATTTGGCCCCGGAGGTTTGCGGGATCTGGAGCAGGGTCTGCAGATCTATGAACTGTTCGCGGAAAAGTTCAACAATCCCGGCCACGCCCTGAATGTGCTTCAGTACTATCGCAGTTATTTCCTGAGCTTGCGGCAGAAGCTTCATCTGGATGGTCACGGTGATATTTTATCCAGTGCCGTGCAGTTTGATCTGGGAAAATGGATGGGCTTTAAATCCCATAAGGACTTCATGCGCAGCCTGCAAAGAGGTCTGTCTCGTGTGAGCTTCTATTCAGACTGGATTGTTGAAGTTGCCGAAGCTTCGGAAAAAGACCTGCGCAAAATTGAAAGTGGCACTTTTAAAAAGTTCGAGGATTTTTTAACTGCGTTACATAAGAGTTCGCGCGTTCTGGTGCAAAAGAAAGTCCGCGAGAATCTGGATTCTCTCATCCCGGATAAGTTGGTGAAAACCATGGCCAAACGCCGCGGTAAAGCACTGGATGAAGTTTTGGATGTGAAAGAATCCGACGAGTTCCTGGTCAGCGTGTTTCGTTCCCGCCTGATCGACAAGCTGGTGCCAGAGGTCCGCCGTCTGGTGGGTTATGTTCAGCACGATCAGTATCACAGATTCACGGCAGATTCCCACATCATGCAGGCTTGTCGTGAAGTAAAACGTATCTATAAAAAGCCCTCTGAATTGGGGCCGATGAAATTCATCAGCAAGGATCTGACCAAAGAAGACTGGAAGATTCTGACCTGGTCCTGTTTGTATCACGATCTTGCCAAGGGTCTTGAAAGTGCCGAGCACCATTCAGACTTGGGCGTGATGATTGTTGAAAGAGATTTCAGAAGCTACGGATTTTCAAAAGCTTTCACCGATGAAGTGAAGTGGATGGTGCAAAACCATCTGGAGCTTTCGCAAGCCGCCTTCCGCAAAAACCCGAAGGACCCCAAGGTCTGGCAGGAGCTGCGTGAAAAAGGAATTTCTGATGCGCGTCTTCTTCGTTTGGCGCTGTTCACGGCGATCGACATTCGCGCCACCAATCCCGAAGCGTGGAATGACTGGAAAGCGAAACTTTTAAAGGACTTGGTCTTAAATCTTCAATCCAAACGTGCGCAGAACTATTTTGATTTCGAGTCGTTAAAGAAACGCAAGAAGTTGAATCTCAGTGCTGAAGTGGTGGAAGAGCTGGGCCTTCAGCTGCTTGAAAGTGTTTCTTTAACAGATCTGGTGGATGACTTGAAGAAAGCCGAAACCAGCGAGGTCTCGTTAAAACCACGCATGCTAAAAACCCGCAAAGGCGAGCTGTGGATCCGCTTCCACGAGAAAAAAGACCGTCGTGGTCTTTTGAGTGACTACGTAGGCCAGCTTTATTCTTTGGGTCTGGGGATTCGACACGCCTCCATTCATACGCTGCCCAAGGTCGGCGTCTATGACTGGTTCCAGGTGACCAGTTCCCGCAACCTTGCAGCTCTGTCCAAGATGATCGAAAATGCGTCGGTGCAAAGCAAGCCCGTGCCGGCGGTGAAGTTTGATACGATTCAGATTGTCAGTGCGGATGATAAGGAATGGGTGGTCAGCTTTAAGGGGGCCGATCAGCCGGGGTTGCTCGCATCTGCCGCCAAAGCCTTGAGTGATGCGGGGATGAGTATCAAGTCCGCCCGCGTGCACACGTGGGGTCGTCAGGTGGATGATATTTTTGTAGTGAAGCCATCAGGCGATGCCCAGGAACTGGTGAAGAGTCTTTCTGAAAAGCTCGGATCTTAG
- a CDS encoding phosphatase domain-containing protein → MKTWIAFILLFVGLSAQARTLLVSDVDDTIKLAHIKDLSEAARYAFDSKSRFAGMSELYHLIAKDQPDLEIVYLSRAPDWFMGRTHRKFLENGNFPDGEYINRTNYDSDVHKIYTLREVMAKVRPDKVIFVGDNGEQDPEIYKQISEEFAGRGVEFHQFIRVVYPKTNILLVQAEMMLEGQTAFVTPVEVALDLEKAGILKSSSVQNLIKAVLPKILDEPNYTAEGEVAFPYFVNCRDMVWKWDDAITRFDGVKSVKDRIVNRCKLRP, encoded by the coding sequence ATGAAAACATGGATTGCTTTTATTTTGCTGTTTGTGGGCTTGTCAGCCCAGGCGCGCACTCTTTTGGTCAGTGATGTCGATGACACGATCAAGCTGGCTCATATCAAAGATTTGTCCGAGGCCGCCAGATACGCTTTTGACTCCAAAAGCCGTTTTGCCGGTATGAGTGAGCTGTATCACCTGATCGCCAAAGATCAGCCGGATCTTGAGATCGTTTATCTGTCCCGCGCACCGGACTGGTTCATGGGGCGTACTCACAGAAAGTTCCTGGAAAACGGCAACTTCCCGGATGGCGAGTATATCAACCGCACCAACTATGATTCAGATGTTCATAAGATCTACACACTAAGAGAAGTCATGGCGAAAGTCCGCCCTGACAAAGTCATCTTTGTTGGTGACAACGGTGAGCAGGATCCAGAGATCTACAAACAGATTTCAGAAGAGTTCGCCGGTCGTGGTGTTGAGTTTCATCAGTTCATTCGCGTGGTCTATCCTAAAACCAACATTCTGCTGGTCCAGGCCGAAATGATGCTGGAAGGCCAGACGGCGTTTGTGACTCCGGTGGAAGTGGCGCTGGATCTTGAAAAAGCCGGCATCCTGAAATCTTCTTCCGTGCAAAATCTGATCAAGGCCGTATTGCCGAAAATTCTGGATGAGCCCAACTACACCGCGGAAGGCGAAGTGGCGTTCCCGTATTTTGTGAACTGCCGTGATATGGTGTGGAAGTGGGATGATGCGATCACCCGTTTTGATGGCGTGAAAAGCGTTAAAGACCGTATCGTGAACCGTTGCAAGCTTCGCCCTTAG
- a CDS encoding SufE family protein: MTIQEKQNKVIQDFSALAQWEDRYKKIIDMGKALPEMPESLKTEQNVVKGCQSQVWLSASLNDQGQVHLQGDSDALIVKGLVGLLLNVYSGATPSEILATPPEFLKALGFEGNLSPSRANGLHSMLKQIKLYATAFDYLLKTKK, from the coding sequence ATGACTATTCAAGAAAAACAAAACAAGGTTATCCAGGACTTCTCCGCTCTTGCGCAGTGGGAAGACCGCTACAAGAAGATCATCGACATGGGTAAGGCTTTGCCAGAAATGCCCGAGTCTTTGAAGACCGAGCAGAACGTGGTGAAGGGGTGCCAGTCCCAGGTCTGGTTGTCGGCGTCCTTGAATGATCAAGGGCAAGTTCACCTTCAGGGGGACAGCGATGCTTTGATCGTGAAGGGACTGGTGGGTTTGTTGTTGAATGTTTATTCCGGCGCCACACCTTCAGAGATTTTGGCGACGCCACCCGAGTTTTTAAAAGCTTTGGGGTTTGAAGGAAATTTGTCTCCAAGTCGCGCCAACGGTCTGCACTCGATGTTGAAGCAGATTAAGCTCTATGCGACGGCTTTCGATTATTTGTTAAAAACAAAAAAATAG
- a CDS encoding trypsin-like serine peptidase yields MKRNSLVASISVAVAATFSVGFVNITPKVIYGEDNRVDVYQVQRADIREIADSTVALIPSRAVVRDAQGNFKINTTTYGHELDLCKSEPFFDQPTAANCSGSLVGDDLIATAGHCISTKDCGTYSFVFGFRMLDAKTAPQTISADDVYTCKEIVAREYTSAQDYALVRLDRPVRGHRVLAIQSTPVQPGDDIYVVGHPSGLPTKIADGAKVRSQKNGYFVTNLDTYGGNSGSAVFNARTNEIVGILVRGAQDFAYDRVNQCTVSNRCTDDGCRGEDVTNISFISQALKQ; encoded by the coding sequence GTGAAAAGGAATTCATTGGTCGCGTCCATCAGTGTCGCGGTTGCAGCAACGTTCTCAGTCGGTTTTGTTAATATCACTCCAAAAGTTATTTATGGCGAAGACAACCGTGTGGACGTGTATCAGGTCCAGCGCGCTGACATTCGTGAAATCGCGGATTCCACTGTGGCTTTGATTCCATCCCGTGCTGTGGTTCGTGATGCTCAAGGCAACTTCAAAATCAACACCACAACTTACGGTCACGAATTGGATCTTTGTAAATCCGAGCCGTTCTTTGATCAGCCGACAGCGGCAAATTGTTCGGGCTCTTTGGTGGGTGATGATTTGATCGCAACAGCCGGTCACTGTATCAGCACCAAAGATTGCGGCACGTACAGTTTTGTTTTCGGCTTCCGCATGCTGGATGCGAAAACAGCTCCACAGACGATTTCTGCTGACGATGTTTACACTTGCAAAGAAATCGTGGCTCGTGAATACACATCCGCTCAGGATTACGCATTGGTTCGTTTGGACAGACCGGTTCGTGGTCACCGCGTATTGGCGATCCAATCGACTCCAGTACAACCAGGTGATGATATCTATGTTGTGGGTCACCCATCCGGTTTGCCAACCAAGATTGCTGATGGTGCGAAAGTTCGTTCCCAAAAGAACGGCTACTTCGTAACTAATCTGGACACTTATGGTGGCAACTCTGGTTCTGCTGTCTTCAATGCCCGCACGAATGAAATCGTGGGAATCCTTGTTCGTGGTGCACAGGACTTCGCCTATGACCGCGTAAATCAGTGCACAGTCAGCAACCGTTGCACTGATGATGGTTGCCGTGGTGAAGATGTGACAAACATCTCTTTCATCTCTCAGGCTTTGAAACAGTAA
- a CDS encoding YebC/PmpR family DNA-binding transcriptional regulator: MGKSWKTAGKVEKAQQKGQIFTKLAREIAVAAKAGGPDPNANARLRMAIDAAKKVSCPNDTIERAIKKGAGLLDDGKVIEELTYEGYGPHGVGVIVECQTDNKHRTAPDMRHAFKSHDGNMGESGSVAWMFERVGLIEGTKEGSFDPDEEAIEAGANEVFADEGTYEFFTAADDLDAVREALTSRGWKVTKGELSYKAKNITELSDEQRKDVEEFLNYLDDMDDTHRVHATI; this comes from the coding sequence ATGGGTAAATCATGGAAAACCGCCGGTAAAGTTGAGAAAGCTCAACAAAAAGGCCAAATATTCACCAAACTTGCGCGCGAGATTGCTGTTGCTGCAAAAGCTGGTGGCCCTGATCCCAATGCCAATGCTCGTCTTCGTATGGCGATTGATGCTGCCAAGAAAGTTTCCTGCCCGAATGACACTATTGAACGCGCCATCAAAAAAGGTGCGGGACTTTTGGATGACGGCAAGGTGATCGAAGAGCTGACTTATGAAGGCTACGGCCCTCACGGAGTCGGTGTGATCGTGGAATGCCAAACGGACAACAAACACAGAACGGCTCCGGACATGCGTCACGCCTTCAAGTCTCACGACGGGAACATGGGTGAGTCGGGTTCCGTGGCGTGGATGTTTGAGCGCGTGGGCCTGATTGAAGGCACCAAAGAAGGTTCTTTCGATCCAGATGAAGAGGCTATTGAAGCAGGCGCCAACGAAGTCTTCGCAGACGAAGGCACTTACGAGTTCTTCACTGCGGCTGACGACCTTGATGCCGTTCGTGAGGCCCTGACTTCCCGTGGCTGGAAAGTCACCAAAGGGGAGTTGTCCTATAAAGCCAAGAACATCACCGAGCTTTCTGACGAACAAAGAAAAGACGTGGAAGAGTTCCTGAACTATCTTGATGATATGGACGACACTCACCGCGTTCACGCGACAATCTAA
- a CDS encoding DUF455 family protein, which produces MFSFLVPDVWEKIDNIEKSCEEAFKLTQPWTQMPEDPARDVLLLHPKLHPPKKGFSSAEGQARMLHDLANIELQAMELGVRTLTEFPDAPQGFKEELVAITVNESEHLRMCLEGIESLGFKWGDWPVHSALWRAVSVEDTLLDRILIVHRYLEGSGLDAGDTLIRRLEGLGSNGPIQKIVKQINHDEIGHVNFGSEWYREICRQKKMDAGEDFFTRMADLRLRLPKRIEPVNRVLRSKAGFTDEEIQYFENLRLDFMNKDKKV; this is translated from the coding sequence ATGTTCAGTTTTTTGGTCCCGGATGTGTGGGAAAAAATAGACAATATTGAAAAGTCCTGTGAGGAAGCCTTTAAACTCACTCAACCCTGGACACAGATGCCTGAAGATCCGGCAAGGGACGTCCTTTTGCTGCACCCGAAGCTTCACCCCCCGAAAAAGGGCTTTTCTTCTGCCGAAGGGCAGGCTCGCATGCTGCATGACCTGGCCAATATCGAACTTCAGGCCATGGAGCTGGGTGTAAGAACCCTGACTGAATTCCCCGACGCCCCCCAGGGCTTCAAAGAAGAACTGGTGGCCATCACCGTGAATGAATCCGAGCATCTGCGCATGTGCCTGGAAGGCATTGAATCCCTGGGTTTCAAATGGGGGGACTGGCCGGTGCATTCAGCACTTTGGCGCGCCGTCAGTGTGGAAGACACTTTGCTGGATCGTATCCTGATTGTGCATCGCTATCTTGAAGGAAGTGGTCTGGATGCAGGGGATACATTGATCCGCCGTCTGGAAGGCCTGGGATCGAATGGTCCGATTCAAAAGATCGTAAAGCAGATCAACCACGATGAAATTGGGCATGTGAATTTTGGTTCGGAATGGTACCGCGAAATTTGCCGTCAGAAAAAAATGGATGCGGGCGAGGACTTTTTCACGCGCATGGCGGATTTGCGTCTGCGCCTGCCAAAGCGTATTGAGCCGGTGAATCGCGTTTTGCGCTCCAAAGCCGGTTTCACGGATGAAGAGATTCAGTATTTTGAAAACCTGCGCCTTGATTTCATGAACAAAGATAAAAAAGTCTAA
- a CDS encoding lipid A deacylase LpxR family protein: MLLLAVFVLAGFSPLAIAASKGESYTATIENDTRRLGGPNSDDGYTNGFRFSYVYAEDTIPGWAPTLTDWSKTLKKELAQSTTNFGISLNQKIYTPEDTDQTEPILDDRPYAAWLYLGFTANYRTETHSHSLELDLGVVGPPAMGEQVQNDFHDLIGVPRAQGWDNQLETEPIIQLSYFQKVRFVDVLDKTTGRMFDVIPYTGASLGNALIAAHAGVIGRLGVNIPNDFGPTRPSASDGDMIKDPRESNSELPWRAYVYGAARGNLIGHNIFIDGSVFHNGPHVTRIPFVAETEFGYGLQYMNFSFIWRFVTVSPEFEERENFHSFASLTLSYYRDLD; encoded by the coding sequence GTGTTATTGCTGGCGGTGTTTGTTTTAGCAGGATTCAGCCCGCTGGCTATCGCCGCCAGCAAAGGTGAATCCTACACCGCCACGATTGAAAATGACACCCGCAGACTGGGGGGCCCGAACTCTGATGATGGCTACACCAACGGGTTTCGTTTTTCCTATGTCTATGCCGAAGACACTATTCCTGGCTGGGCCCCGACACTCACCGACTGGTCCAAAACGCTAAAAAAAGAACTGGCCCAATCCACCACGAATTTCGGCATTTCGCTGAACCAGAAAATCTACACACCAGAGGACACGGACCAAACAGAGCCCATCCTGGATGACCGCCCTTACGCCGCCTGGCTGTACTTGGGCTTCACGGCCAACTACAGAACAGAAACCCACAGCCACAGTCTAGAGCTGGATTTGGGAGTCGTCGGCCCGCCGGCCATGGGTGAGCAGGTGCAGAATGATTTCCATGACCTGATCGGAGTTCCCAGAGCTCAAGGCTGGGACAACCAGCTTGAGACAGAACCCATCATCCAACTTTCCTATTTTCAAAAAGTCCGCTTTGTCGACGTCCTGGATAAAACCACAGGCCGTATGTTTGATGTGATTCCCTATACGGGGGCCTCGCTGGGAAATGCCCTGATCGCCGCTCATGCCGGCGTAATTGGCCGCCTGGGGGTGAACATTCCCAATGATTTTGGTCCCACCCGACCTTCAGCCTCTGATGGTGACATGATCAAAGATCCTCGGGAAAGCAATTCCGAGCTGCCCTGGCGAGCCTATGTCTACGGCGCCGCCCGCGGCAATCTGATCGGGCACAATATTTTTATTGATGGCAGTGTTTTTCACAATGGGCCGCACGTGACACGCATCCCTTTTGTGGCGGAAACCGAATTTGGTTACGGCTTACAATACATGAATTTCAGCTTTATCTGGAGATTCGTCACCGTGTCGCCAGAGTTTGAGGAACGTGAAAACTTCCACAGCTTCGCCTCCCTGACTCTGTCGTATTATCGGGATCTGGATTAG
- a CDS encoding pseudouridine synthase: protein MSEDNKVRLSKLMAEKGICSRREADDYISRGLVMVNGEVVSQLGTKVSPDVKITLEAQALKQQKRLATILLNKPVGYVSAQPEPPYQPAIKLITPQNQFGNSKTRLKEEHFKGLAVAGRLDIDSQGLLLFTQDGRIAKKIIGEESKVEKEYIVRVQGTLPPDKLKLLNFGLSLDGKKLKPAKVEWLNEDQLRFILQEGKKRQIRRMCELVGLKVTGLKRVRIGKIRLGQLPEGQWRFLEEDEHLD, encoded by the coding sequence ATGAGCGAAGACAACAAAGTACGCCTTTCCAAACTGATGGCTGAAAAAGGCATCTGTTCCCGCCGCGAAGCTGATGATTATATTTCCCGTGGTCTTGTCATGGTCAATGGCGAGGTTGTCAGTCAGCTGGGCACCAAGGTCAGCCCGGATGTGAAGATCACCCTGGAGGCCCAGGCGCTGAAACAACAAAAAAGACTGGCGACGATTTTACTGAATAAACCCGTGGGTTATGTTTCCGCCCAGCCGGAACCTCCTTATCAACCGGCAATCAAACTGATCACTCCGCAAAATCAGTTCGGAAATTCCAAAACCCGCCTGAAAGAGGAGCACTTCAAAGGCTTGGCTGTGGCTGGCCGCCTGGATATTGATTCGCAAGGGCTGCTGCTGTTCACCCAGGACGGACGCATCGCCAAAAAAATCATCGGCGAAGAATCCAAAGTCGAAAAAGAATACATCGTGCGTGTTCAGGGAACCTTGCCGCCGGACAAACTGAAGCTTTTGAATTTCGGCCTGTCTCTGGACGGCAAAAAACTCAAACCTGCGAAAGTCGAATGGCTGAATGAAGATCAGCTGCGCTTTATTCTGCAGGAAGGAAAAAAACGTCAGATCCGCCGCATGTGCGAACTGGTGGGCCTGAAGGTCACCGGTCTTAAGCGGGTGCGCATCGGAAAAATCCGTCTGGGCCAATTACCTGAAGGTCAATGGCGCTTCCTTGAAGAGGATGAGCATCTTGATTAG
- a CDS encoding 6-carboxytetrahydropterin synthase produces the protein MIITLKSPFSAAHFYAQPQWDEHKNRETFGRCYTQYGHGHNYMLEAGFHCQNDSWKQQQQHYQSVLNNLTAVLDHEHLNFVIPEFKTNIPTTENICLYFLEKLKSQVKSEEISYLRLYEMDNIWTEIRL, from the coding sequence ATGATTATCACCCTGAAAAGCCCTTTCAGCGCTGCGCACTTTTATGCTCAACCCCAATGGGACGAGCATAAAAACCGCGAAACCTTTGGCCGCTGTTACACACAGTACGGACATGGGCACAACTATATGCTGGAAGCAGGCTTTCATTGTCAGAACGACAGCTGGAAACAACAACAGCAGCATTATCAGTCTGTTTTAAACAACCTGACCGCTGTTCTGGATCACGAGCATTTAAACTTTGTGATTCCGGAATTTAAAACAAACATCCCGACGACAGAAAACATCTGTCTTTATTTTCTGGAAAAACTAAAAAGTCAGGTGAAGTCCGAAGAGATTTCTTATCTGCGCCTTTACGAGATGGACAACATCTGGACGGAGATCCGCCTATGA
- a CDS encoding SDR family NAD(P)-dependent oxidoreductase, translating into MKKAVLITGASSGIGAATAIEFSKNGYFVYLMGRNKERLQDVALKCRSGASIVSCDLSDEAALNKRLGEVMGAKIHRVECVVNNAGIYESNTTESGSDELWSRQFEVNMLGPLRIVRAFFPYFKEQGGGSIVNISSTLGLRPQGPTSAYSAVKAALVNWTESLALEGGPLNIRANCVCPGLVDTPIHQFHALPEDQKKATLDKMGGLQPLGRIGKPEDIARAVYFLGSDLSSWTTGAVLSVDGGINLT; encoded by the coding sequence TTGAAAAAAGCCGTCCTTATCACCGGCGCCAGCAGCGGCATCGGTGCTGCCACCGCGATCGAATTTTCCAAAAACGGATACTTTGTCTATCTTATGGGTCGCAACAAAGAGCGCCTGCAGGACGTGGCTTTGAAATGCCGAAGTGGCGCTTCCATCGTTTCCTGTGACCTGTCTGATGAAGCGGCTTTGAACAAACGCCTGGGCGAGGTTATGGGGGCTAAAATCCACCGCGTGGAGTGCGTGGTGAACAATGCCGGCATCTATGAAAGCAACACCACTGAATCCGGAAGTGATGAACTGTGGAGCCGTCAGTTTGAAGTTAACATGCTGGGACCATTGCGCATTGTTCGCGCTTTCTTCCCGTACTTCAAAGAACAAGGTGGCGGCAGCATCGTGAATATCTCCTCGACACTGGGGCTGCGCCCTCAAGGCCCGACGTCTGCTTATTCGGCGGTGAAGGCCGCCTTGGTGAACTGGACAGAAAGTCTGGCCCTGGAAGGCGGACCACTGAATATCCGCGCCAACTGCGTGTGTCCAGGTCTGGTCGACACCCCGATTCACCAGTTCCATGCTTTGCCGGAAGATCAGAAAAAAGCGACGCTGGACAAGATGGGCGGTTTACAACCGTTGGGTCGCATCGGCAAACCGGAAGACATTGCCCGTGCGGTTTATTTCCTGGGTTCGGATCTTTCATCCTGGACCACCGGAGCGGTGCTGTCCGTGGATGGCGGGATCAACCTGACATGA
- a CDS encoding EAL domain-containing protein — translation MNAAAQSVDIHKDQIIFSEGDAGDCAYIIEKGRVLIYLTKDKEEIPLTILGEGEIFGEMALIDNQNRSASVRALEDVRLAIVTKQQVLERVSTADKVVQLLMRVLLKRLRRKNIGGPGGSRISEVEFDNSGAGDDGTQSALDQIKLENQIFQAFQNKEFELFYQPIVNLKNKTITGCEALLRWNSPQHGLVSPNLFIDIIENSSMVIPIGHWIINQALKDLRTIQDQLRLNKKERMADDFMMSINISGRQFTHSDFVNNLEDLREKHDLHTQNIKLEMTERIMMDGAIAIDALNQCRSLGYAISIDDFGTGFSGLQYLTQMPISFLKIDRSFVMKILSDPKSKAVVSSIIHLAHAMDIEVIAEGIEHHEEALVLETLGARFGQGYLFSKPVDLGRFLKLI, via the coding sequence ATGAATGCAGCAGCTCAGTCCGTCGACATCCACAAAGATCAGATCATTTTCAGCGAAGGCGATGCAGGTGACTGCGCCTATATCATCGAAAAAGGACGGGTGCTGATTTATCTCACCAAAGACAAAGAGGAAATTCCCCTAACCATCCTGGGGGAAGGCGAAATCTTTGGTGAAATGGCCCTGATCGACAATCAAAACCGCTCTGCCAGTGTGCGCGCTTTGGAAGATGTCCGCTTGGCCATCGTCACCAAACAACAGGTATTGGAACGCGTCTCCACCGCTGACAAAGTCGTTCAGCTTCTGATGCGTGTTTTACTCAAACGTCTGCGCCGAAAAAATATCGGCGGCCCTGGTGGTTCTCGCATCTCTGAGGTTGAATTCGACAATTCGGGCGCTGGCGACGATGGAACTCAGAGTGCCCTTGATCAGATCAAACTTGAAAACCAGATCTTCCAGGCTTTCCAGAACAAGGAATTTGAACTGTTCTATCAGCCGATCGTGAATCTGAAAAACAAAACCATCACGGGTTGCGAGGCGCTCTTGCGCTGGAACTCCCCGCAGCATGGGTTGGTTTCCCCGAATCTTTTCATCGATATCATCGAAAATTCATCGATGGTGATTCCGATTGGTCACTGGATTATCAATCAGGCCCTGAAGGATCTGCGCACCATTCAGGATCAGTTGCGTCTGAATAAAAAAGAGCGCATGGCTGATGATTTCATGATGAGCATCAATATCTCCGGCCGTCAGTTCACGCATTCTGATTTCGTGAACAACCTGGAGGATCTGCGTGAAAAGCATGACCTGCACACTCAGAACATCAAACTTGAGATGACCGAAAGAATCATGATGGATGGCGCGATCGCCATTGATGCTCTGAACCAGTGCCGCAGCCTGGGTTATGCAATTTCCATTGATGATTTCGGGACCGGCTTCTCGGGTCTGCAATACCTGACCCAGATGCCGATCAGCTTCCTGAAAATCGACCGTTCATTCGTGATGAAGATCCTGAGTGATCCAAAATCCAAAGCCGTGGTCAGTTCGATCATCCACTTGGCGCACGCCATGGATATTGAAGTCATCGCAGAAGGCATCGAACACCACGAAGAAGCGCTGGTGCTTGAAACCTTGGGCGCTCGTTTTGGTCAGGGTTATTTGTTCTCTAAACCCGTTGATCTGGGCCGCTTCTTAAAGCTGATCTAA